The proteins below come from a single Tachypleus tridentatus isolate NWPU-2018 chromosome 13, ASM421037v1, whole genome shotgun sequence genomic window:
- the oaf gene encoding BRICHOS-like domain-containing protein out at first — translation MTEGFCQRLLRFFWVITLVLGGIFYGGWCQLIINVKNEGGDVLQESVIANTSDDIIILEFQRPEGTLVTQLIDFKAEAQIFRVLILGEEERGETQYQVVCFVIKSNKIDFISADAVSKLRQRNPSAIRQPEEDRGKELFEMDLSVELNKSSIISSHLPELCEEATTTTFAREVDLRAWTDSKNYARDIVSLTAAVKRFPPPQLSRCRSTSSWSQPCQCQLEVCVGWYPCSLKYCRGKDSSGRMVNYRCGIKTCRKSRVFYYYVQHKHLCLWDE, via the exons ATGACTGAAGGGTTCTGCCAAAGATTGTTACGTTTTTTTTGGGTCATAACGTTAGTTCTTGGTGGCATTTTTTATGGAGGATGGTGTCAGCTGATAATCAACGTTAAAAACGAAGGTGGGGATGTTTTACAAGAGTCTGTTATTGCAAATACCAGTGATGATATTATAATCCTCGAATTTCAACGTCCAGAAGGCACTCTGGTCACACAGTTAATTGATTTTAAAGCG GAAGCTCAAATCTTTCGAGTATTGATATTAGGGGAAGAAGAGCGAGGAGAAACACAATACCAAGTCGTTTGTTTTGTCATTAAGTCAAATAAGATAGATTTTATATCAGCTGATGCAGTATCAAAGCTGAGACAG AGAAATCCTAGTGCCATTCGTCAGCCAGAAGAGGATCGGGGAAAAGAGTTATTTGAAATGGACCTCAGTGTCGAGCTCAACAAGTCTTCCATTATTTCCTCACACTTGCCCGAGTTGTGTGAGGAAGCAACTACCACTACTTTTGCTAGAGAAGTAGACCTTCGTGCCTGGACTGATTCaaaaa ATTATGCTAGAGATATTGTTTCTTTAACTGCTGCAGTAAAAAGGTTTCCACCCCCTCAACTCAGTCGTTGTCGTTCTACTAGCAGTTGGTCACAGCCATGCCAGTGTCAGCTGGAAGTCTGTGTGGGTTGGTATCCCTGCAGCCTCAAGTACTGCCGTGGTAAAGATTCGAGTGGGAGAATGGTCAACTACCGCTGTGGTATCAAGACTTGCCGCAAATCCCGAGTTTTCTACTACTATGTTCAGCACAAGCATTTGTGTTTGTGGGATGAGTGA